One stretch of Rhodohalobacter mucosus DNA includes these proteins:
- a CDS encoding RagB/SusD family nutrient uptake outer membrane protein has protein sequence MKNIKSILFVLATALLFFQGCDSLLDVDPNQSIASEQALTNATNVKSVLVGAYDAIGDDDLYGGWYMMTADFLAAAGEFDFTGTFFAPREIWSKNQLYDNGQLTATWNASYDAINITNNVLSALDLLEGAERDRVEGEAKLIRAMVYFELVRLYADPYEAGQANGQAGVPLVLEPTTEIGEEANVSRSTVDEVYNQIIADLTDAKNLLDDVNPERSFYVNSMVASAVLSRVHLQRGEYGPARDEADRVIGSGLYSLRPTFADVFNQPENTSEDIFAMQNSAQDGVNSLFTFYSSASRGDIAVNQQHLDEYEAADDRLNLFYIDPDDGVTIRSGKWNRAVDDNVNIIRLAEMYLTRAEGNFRLGEAVGDEPLDDINLIRDRVNLAPLAPADLDLDAILLERKLELMFEGNLLHDIKRTQRNVGARPYDDPKLVLPIPRREIDVNPNMCQNPTYTGPQC, from the coding sequence ATGAAGAACATCAAATCAATATTATTTGTACTTGCAACAGCCCTGCTCTTTTTTCAGGGTTGTGACAGCCTGCTGGATGTGGACCCTAACCAGTCCATTGCTTCCGAACAGGCGCTGACAAACGCAACCAACGTAAAATCCGTATTGGTGGGAGCCTATGACGCTATAGGTGATGATGACCTCTACGGAGGCTGGTACATGATGACGGCCGATTTTCTTGCAGCTGCAGGTGAGTTCGACTTTACGGGAACTTTCTTTGCTCCTCGTGAGATATGGTCCAAAAATCAGCTCTATGATAACGGACAGCTGACGGCAACATGGAATGCTTCCTACGATGCCATCAATATCACAAACAACGTGCTTTCCGCACTTGATCTGCTGGAAGGCGCAGAGCGTGATCGCGTTGAGGGTGAAGCCAAGCTGATCCGTGCAATGGTTTACTTCGAACTGGTTCGGCTCTATGCAGACCCCTACGAGGCGGGTCAGGCGAACGGCCAGGCCGGTGTGCCGCTGGTCCTGGAACCAACGACCGAGATCGGTGAAGAGGCCAACGTATCCAGGTCGACCGTTGATGAGGTTTACAATCAGATCATTGCGGACCTGACGGATGCGAAAAACCTTCTGGATGACGTAAACCCTGAGCGAAGCTTCTACGTAAACTCCATGGTTGCAAGTGCGGTGCTTTCACGGGTTCATCTGCAGAGGGGTGAATACGGTCCTGCACGCGATGAAGCCGACCGGGTGATTGGTTCCGGCCTGTACTCACTGCGGCCGACTTTTGCGGACGTGTTCAACCAGCCGGAAAATACATCCGAAGATATCTTTGCCATGCAGAACAGTGCACAGGATGGCGTGAACAGTCTCTTTACCTTTTACAGCTCAGCCAGCCGCGGAGACATTGCGGTGAACCAGCAGCATCTGGATGAGTATGAGGCGGCAGACGACAGGCTTAACCTTTTCTACATCGATCCTGACGATGGCGTTACCATTCGATCAGGCAAGTGGAACAGGGCCGTGGATGATAATGTAAATATCATCAGGCTTGCTGAGATGTATCTGACCCGTGCGGAGGGTAACTTCCGTCTTGGTGAAGCCGTAGGCGATGAGCCGCTGGACGACATCAACCTGATCCGCGATCGCGTAAATCTGGCACCTCTGGCTCCGGCAGATCTGGATCTGGATGCGATTCTTCTTGAGCGCAAACTCGAACTGATGTTTGAAGGCAACCTGCTCCACGACATCAAGCGCACACAGAGAAACGTCGGTGCAAGGCCATATGATGATCCCAAGCTGGTGCTGCCGATACCGCGTCGCGAAATTGACGTAAACCCAAATATGTGCCAGAATCCTACCTATACGGGGCCACAGTGCTGA
- a CDS encoding SusC/RagA family TonB-linked outer membrane protein: MLKKLLSALGALAVVLAFSQVAQAQYTVEGTVYDQSTNTPLPGATVLLVDTNFGTATDVDGYFEFEDVPSGTYTLRVSYVGYVQLNRTLNVDGDLNLNLTLSMDQQSLSEVVVTGYGSIVREQMTGNISSISAREIEEVPVNSFESAIQGQAPGVFIQKGNGKLGQAINIRVRGTSSVSASSQPLYVIDGIPVTSESQSTTADTNPLSDLNVDDIASIEILKDAAAAAIYGSRAANGVVLVTTKRGQAGRTQVNVSFERGVSSPTNRVEFLNADEYIELFTEAAERSPFGDLSGPGYLEPVWFDFFAQGTDWQNREVDIDWQDESFQDASNTDLSVQVSGGTEDTRFFISGGISDQIGIVRGDEFNRLNARINLDHTASEKLNVGMNLGVTRTENIRVSNDNAFSTPLQAIAQPPISPVYTPEFGSGGALIGFTDVPNENTLYYNFVRHVVGVDNNQTVFRNVGNLYAEYNILPNLQFRSDLGLDLLFQNEDYFADSNTNVGENTSGYGDSRIVNIVNYTTNNYLTWNAQFGENHDLTAVAGMSYQNSDRYLTFVSGTNFPTDSFRKLASAAEITGGSSSLTTFRFLSYFSRGNYTFKDRYLFSASARVDGSSRFGENSRYGFFPAFSAGWILTREDFLNDIGFLTFLKLRASYGITGNANIGNFPSLGLYAGSGYAGTSGLVPSQTPNPDLQWERTTQYNFGLDYEMLGDRVSGEIDYYIKKTDDLLLNVNVPATTGFTSQLRNVGELENNGFEFVLNTHNLVGEFQWTTSFNIAFNENKITDLDGQIIEGGFLNRAVEGQPIAVMFGKEYAGVDPDNGDALYYLHSPDGKDYSAGTTNSYGDANDVVIGDPNPDFIGGLGNRFNFRNFDLNVLLQFVYGNDIYNGGGRYQSANGDFFDNQTVDQLNRWQNPGDITDVPEARLFGSNGSNPSSRYISDGSYLRLKNVVLGYTLPQSVLNRMNLRRVRFYVTGLNLLTFTDYEGWDPEVNTDLYDQSDNLNIGNDFYSAPQARTISFGVNIGF, translated from the coding sequence ATGTTAAAAAAGTTACTTTCTGCATTGGGTGCTCTGGCTGTTGTTCTTGCGTTCAGTCAGGTTGCCCAGGCCCAGTACACCGTTGAAGGTACCGTGTATGACCAAAGTACGAATACTCCGCTTCCCGGAGCGACAGTACTGCTGGTCGATACCAATTTCGGAACCGCTACGGATGTTGACGGGTATTTTGAGTTTGAAGATGTTCCCTCAGGAACATATACGCTAAGAGTCAGCTACGTAGGATATGTTCAGCTGAACAGAACATTAAACGTTGACGGGGACCTGAATCTGAACCTGACACTTTCTATGGATCAGCAAAGTCTGTCGGAAGTGGTAGTTACAGGGTATGGTTCCATCGTCAGGGAGCAAATGACCGGTAACATCAGCAGCATCTCTGCACGAGAGATTGAGGAAGTTCCGGTAAACAGCTTTGAGTCTGCCATTCAGGGACAGGCGCCCGGTGTGTTTATTCAGAAAGGCAACGGTAAGCTGGGACAGGCAATCAATATACGTGTCAGGGGTACATCATCCGTGTCGGCAAGCAGCCAGCCGCTGTATGTTATTGATGGTATTCCGGTAACCTCGGAAAGCCAGTCCACAACAGCCGATACCAACCCGCTCAGTGACCTGAACGTGGATGATATTGCCTCCATTGAGATTCTTAAAGATGCAGCTGCTGCCGCAATTTACGGCTCACGGGCCGCAAACGGAGTGGTTCTGGTGACTACAAAACGTGGCCAGGCCGGCAGAACGCAGGTTAATGTCTCTTTTGAACGTGGCGTCAGTTCTCCCACAAACAGGGTGGAATTCCTGAATGCGGATGAGTATATCGAACTCTTTACTGAAGCTGCAGAAAGATCTCCTTTTGGTGACCTGTCGGGTCCGGGCTATCTGGAACCGGTTTGGTTCGACTTTTTTGCACAGGGAACCGACTGGCAAAACCGTGAAGTCGACATAGACTGGCAGGATGAATCGTTTCAGGATGCCAGCAATACAGACCTGAGTGTTCAGGTGAGCGGCGGTACGGAAGATACCCGCTTCTTTATTTCAGGTGGTATTAGTGACCAGATAGGAATTGTGCGCGGCGACGAGTTTAACAGACTCAATGCACGTATCAACCTGGATCATACTGCTTCCGAAAAACTGAATGTGGGAATGAACCTGGGTGTAACAAGAACTGAAAATATTCGGGTTTCTAACGACAATGCCTTTTCTACTCCCCTGCAGGCGATTGCTCAGCCACCGATATCTCCGGTGTATACTCCTGAGTTCGGCAGCGGCGGCGCCCTGATTGGCTTCACGGATGTTCCCAATGAGAATACGCTCTACTATAACTTCGTTCGCCATGTGGTGGGAGTTGACAACAACCAGACCGTATTTCGAAATGTGGGTAACCTCTATGCCGAATATAACATTCTGCCTAACCTCCAGTTCAGAAGTGATCTGGGGCTGGACCTTCTTTTCCAGAATGAGGACTATTTCGCAGACAGCAATACAAACGTGGGTGAAAATACGAGCGGTTACGGTGATTCACGAATTGTTAACATCGTGAACTACACAACCAATAACTATCTCACATGGAATGCACAGTTTGGTGAAAATCACGACCTGACGGCTGTTGCGGGTATGAGCTACCAGAACTCCGACCGGTATCTGACGTTCGTATCCGGAACCAACTTCCCTACCGACAGTTTCCGAAAACTGGCAAGTGCCGCTGAAATTACGGGCGGTTCATCTTCACTGACAACCTTCCGTTTCCTGTCGTACTTCTCAAGAGGTAACTATACCTTTAAAGACAGATATCTCTTCTCGGCAAGTGCAAGGGTTGACGGTTCGTCGCGGTTTGGTGAAAATTCCCGTTATGGTTTCTTCCCGGCTTTTTCAGCCGGCTGGATTCTGACCAGGGAGGATTTTCTGAATGACATCGGTTTTCTGACATTCCTGAAATTGCGTGCAAGCTACGGTATTACAGGAAACGCCAACATCGGTAACTTCCCGTCACTTGGCCTTTACGCCGGGTCAGGATATGCCGGTACATCTGGTCTGGTACCAAGCCAGACGCCAAATCCGGACCTTCAATGGGAGCGTACCACCCAGTATAACTTCGGCCTGGATTACGAGATGCTTGGCGACCGGGTAAGCGGTGAGATCGATTACTACATTAAGAAAACCGACGACCTTCTCCTGAACGTGAATGTGCCGGCAACGACCGGTTTCACAAGCCAGCTGCGAAACGTGGGTGAGCTTGAAAATAACGGTTTTGAGTTCGTTCTGAACACGCACAACCTGGTGGGTGAATTCCAGTGGACAACCAGCTTCAACATTGCGTTCAACGAGAATAAGATTACAGATCTTGATGGACAAATTATTGAAGGAGGTTTCCTGAACCGCGCCGTTGAAGGACAGCCGATTGCCGTCATGTTCGGCAAAGAGTATGCAGGTGTGGATCCTGATAACGGTGATGCTCTCTACTATCTGCACTCACCCGACGGAAAAGACTACAGCGCCGGCACCACGAACTCCTATGGGGATGCAAATGATGTGGTAATCGGTGATCCGAATCCTGACTTTATCGGTGGACTTGGCAACCGGTTCAACTTCAGAAACTTTGACCTCAATGTGCTGTTACAGTTCGTTTACGGGAATGATATCTACAACGGTGGCGGACGCTATCAGTCGGCCAACGGTGATTTCTTTGATAATCAGACCGTCGATCAGCTGAACAGATGGCAAAATCCGGGTGATATCACGGATGTGCCCGAAGCAAGGCTCTTTGGATCAAACGGTTCAAATCCGTCATCACGATACATTTCCGACGGTTCTTACCTGAGGCTCAAAAATGTAGTTCTGGGTTATACCCTGCCTCAGAGCGTACTGAATCGGATGAATCTGAGACGGGTGCGTTTCTACGTAACCGGACTGAATCTGCTGACCTTCACCGATTATGAAGGATGGGATCCGGAGGTTAACACTGACCTGTACGATCAGTCGGATAACCTGAACATCGGAAATGATTTCTACTCTGCACCGCAGGCCAGAACCATTTCTTTCGGTGTCAACATCGGATTTTAA
- a CDS encoding argininosuccinate synthase: MKSSLSIRQLAEGEQTCLQAGGESKTMKNLTTYKKVASHEAEKGTFSTCLLLYSGGLDTSMMLKWIREEYECDVIALTVNIGQTADDLEAIKQKAINLGAKDAIVYDAKQEFAELCTEAVKANADYQGGYALGCPLGRVMISQLAVRFAGEYDCEVIAHGCTGKGNDQVRFEGYITTLNPNLKIIAPVREWSMGRDEQIEYAIKNGIPVSQTQKSPYSYDENMWANTGEGGEIENPELIPPLENILKWANTPEQAPDESELVKIGFDQGVPVSLNGAEYSRKDLILLLNEIGGKHAVGVFHLIEDRVVGLKVRGVYENPAATILIQAHKNLEQLVSTREENELKGFMDQKWAYLTYGAKYFEPVMDNIRAFINEQNKKVTGEVTLKLYKGNCGVVALTSPYSLFDENLATFNKSAAFNQNASAGFIELWNLPQKTAYQLKKDVQKQDSMKTAEV, from the coding sequence ATGAAGTCCTCCCTCTCTATCCGCCAGCTGGCGGAAGGGGAACAGACCTGCCTGCAGGCAGGGGGTGAGTCCAAAACCATGAAAAATCTAACCACATACAAAAAAGTAGCCTCACACGAAGCGGAAAAAGGAACATTCAGCACCTGTCTGCTGCTCTACTCGGGCGGACTGGACACAAGCATGATGCTGAAATGGATCCGGGAAGAGTACGAATGCGATGTGATTGCACTGACCGTCAACATCGGCCAGACAGCTGATGATCTTGAAGCCATCAAACAGAAAGCGATCAATCTCGGCGCTAAGGATGCCATTGTATATGACGCAAAGCAGGAGTTTGCAGAACTCTGCACCGAAGCCGTCAAAGCAAATGCAGACTACCAGGGCGGATATGCACTGGGCTGTCCATTGGGACGGGTGATGATCTCGCAGCTGGCCGTCCGGTTTGCAGGGGAATATGATTGTGAGGTGATAGCCCATGGCTGCACCGGAAAAGGTAATGACCAGGTGCGGTTTGAGGGCTATATTACCACGCTCAATCCGAATCTGAAGATCATTGCTCCTGTCAGAGAGTGGAGCATGGGACGGGACGAGCAAATCGAATACGCAATTAAGAACGGAATCCCCGTTTCCCAAACCCAGAAAAGCCCCTACTCATACGATGAGAACATGTGGGCCAATACCGGTGAAGGTGGAGAAATTGAAAATCCGGAGCTAATTCCGCCCCTTGAGAATATTCTGAAATGGGCCAATACTCCCGAACAGGCACCCGATGAGTCCGAACTGGTAAAAATCGGATTCGATCAGGGCGTACCGGTCTCCCTCAACGGCGCTGAATACAGCAGAAAAGACCTGATTCTGCTGCTGAATGAAATCGGAGGGAAACATGCCGTTGGCGTTTTTCACCTCATCGAAGACCGTGTGGTTGGACTGAAGGTGCGGGGCGTCTACGAAAACCCTGCCGCCACAATACTGATTCAGGCCCATAAAAACCTGGAGCAGCTGGTTTCAACCCGCGAAGAGAACGAGCTGAAAGGATTCATGGACCAGAAATGGGCTTACCTTACATATGGCGCAAAATACTTTGAGCCGGTGATGGACAACATACGCGCATTCATCAACGAACAGAATAAAAAGGTGACAGGTGAAGTGACGCTGAAACTCTATAAAGGCAACTGTGGTGTGGTGGCTCTTACATCACCCTACTCTCTGTTTGATGAGAACCTTGCTACCTTTAATAAATCAGCAGCGTTCAATCAGAATGCGTCTGCAGGATTTATTGAACTTTGGAATCTACCCCAGAAAACAGCCTATCAGCTGAAGAAGGATGTTCAGAAGCAGGATTCTATGAAAACAGCAGAAGTTTAG
- a CDS encoding TraR/DksA family transcriptional regulator — protein MNQSVADNSPLTEKELAHFEQRLLKMKEETEKEIQTLEERYEDYSGDADDLQSSQDHHQGDLATREVNKEQVMLSIERNREKLDQIIVALDRIGSGNYGICVETGQPIQKERLEAMPYAIRAVGVKEN, from the coding sequence ATGAATCAATCAGTAGCCGATAATTCACCACTTACCGAAAAAGAACTTGCTCATTTTGAACAGCGACTGTTGAAAATGAAAGAGGAAACCGAAAAAGAGATTCAAACCCTGGAAGAACGATATGAGGATTACAGCGGAGATGCGGATGATCTGCAGTCTTCTCAGGACCACCATCAGGGGGATCTGGCGACGCGAGAAGTGAATAAGGAGCAGGTGATGCTGTCTATCGAAAGGAACAGAGAGAAACTTGATCAGATCATTGTAGCACTCGACCGTATCGGCAGCGGTAACTACGGTATTTGCGTGGAAACAGGCCAGCCGATTCAGAAAGAGCGGCTGGAAGCAATGCCGTATGCAATCAGGGCTGTGGGTGTAAAAGAAAATTAG
- a CDS encoding formylglycine-generating enzyme family protein: MSIKSLLSIPLLLIFMSGCTLFRPSIQSQLTPMEMTRIQGGTFTMGDVFEEGNDDSLPLHEVILNDFYIGTFEVTYQQFDTFADVTNRSRPRDDGRGRGSRAVVYVDWYDAVDFCKTYGYRLPTEQEWEYAARSGGLNHLYSGTSNPDSLTHYARYSDNSGAYTFDVGTKRPNDLGLYDMSGNVSEFVGDYYPFFKTDPDSIEYYPLDERGMRVIRGGSFNSSPENVLRTYWRVGVLAELGDHTLGFRCAVSADER, translated from the coding sequence ATGAGTATTAAATCGCTGCTTTCAATACCCCTGCTGCTCATTTTTATGAGCGGATGCACGCTCTTCAGGCCATCCATCCAATCTCAACTGACCCCCATGGAAATGACTCGTATTCAGGGAGGCACCTTTACTATGGGAGATGTTTTCGAGGAGGGCAATGATGACTCACTGCCGCTTCATGAAGTGATCTTAAACGATTTCTATATCGGTACTTTTGAGGTAACCTATCAGCAATTCGATACTTTTGCGGATGTCACCAACCGGTCCCGGCCGCGCGATGACGGTCGGGGAAGAGGGAGCCGTGCTGTCGTTTATGTTGACTGGTACGATGCAGTTGACTTTTGCAAAACCTACGGATACCGTCTGCCGACCGAGCAGGAGTGGGAATACGCGGCGAGGTCCGGTGGTCTGAATCATCTCTATTCAGGCACGAGCAATCCCGACAGCCTCACGCATTATGCACGCTACTCCGACAACAGCGGAGCCTACACATTTGATGTGGGGACCAAGAGGCCCAACGATCTGGGGCTTTACGATATGAGCGGAAATGTATCGGAATTTGTAGGCGATTATTATCCATTCTTCAAAACCGATCCCGATTCCATTGAGTACTATCCGCTGGACGAAAGGGGCATGAGGGTAATACGCGGAGGAAGCTTTAACAGCTCACCCGAAAATGTTCTCAGAACCTACTGGAGAGTCGGGGTGCTGGCGGAACTGGGAGATCACACGCTTGGGTTCCGATGTGCCGTCTCAGCCGATGAGCGCTGA
- a CDS encoding S9 family peptidase has translation MNMPLKARAAVLFFVSFFLFLPQVSAQSGSQKLLSIDNYFQLKDVGNPVISPDGEWIAYTMRTTDFEKDETETRIWMVSVDGGEPLPMTAKGYSAGDPQWSPGGSYLSFTASRGEEEKTQVWVLDRRGGEAQQLTDIEQGVSGYQWSPDGSRLLLLIKDKDENESGDPEPYVIDRRQFKRDYTGYLDRRRTHIYAFTPGDTSAVQLTYGDYDHSSPKWSPDGTRILFSSNRTENPDGNFNTDIWVVDAGTGEKDGGLVQVSKNPGSDHSPSWSPSGDRIAYVSSIEPDKIWYATNHLAIASADGSGGERVLTEYIDRNISSPEFMEDGSRIRFVLEDAGESQLASVSVNGSDLRREVQGDLSVGAFDQQGPVTALTIAHFSSPEDIYTYENGELNRLTSANEELFSGLKMPDVEEITFNSADGTEIHGFLVKPVEYREGSRVPTLLWIHGGPVAQFEHSFRFEPHLFASNGYAVLMVNPRGSSGYGQAFSEVLFADWGNKDYEDVMAAVDYAVERGIADPERLGVGGWSYGGILTNYVITKTDRFEGAISGASETLYRSNYGHDHYQLHWEMELGLPWETPEKWERISPFNDVANITTPTLWIGGAEDWNVPILGSEQMYQAMKRLGRETLLVVYPGEHHGIRRPAFQKDRYERYLQWFGKYVKGQDGLDPSMAN, from the coding sequence ATGAATATGCCGCTGAAAGCCCGTGCAGCAGTCCTGTTTTTCGTTAGCTTTTTTCTCTTTTTACCGCAGGTATCTGCTCAAAGTGGCTCGCAAAAACTTCTTTCGATCGATAACTATTTTCAATTGAAAGATGTTGGAAATCCTGTAATTAGTCCGGATGGAGAGTGGATTGCCTATACAATGAGAACCACCGACTTTGAGAAGGATGAAACGGAAACGAGAATCTGGATGGTATCGGTAGATGGCGGAGAGCCGCTGCCAATGACAGCAAAAGGGTATTCGGCCGGCGATCCCCAATGGAGTCCCGGCGGATCATATCTTTCATTTACCGCTTCGCGGGGTGAGGAAGAAAAAACCCAGGTCTGGGTGCTGGACCGGCGCGGAGGAGAGGCACAGCAGCTGACGGATATTGAACAGGGAGTGTCAGGGTACCAATGGAGCCCTGACGGAAGCCGGCTGCTTCTCTTAATAAAGGATAAGGATGAAAACGAGTCGGGCGACCCGGAACCATATGTAATTGACCGCCGGCAATTCAAGAGAGATTACACCGGATATCTCGACCGTCGCAGAACTCATATATATGCGTTTACTCCCGGCGATACTTCGGCGGTTCAGCTTACCTACGGCGATTATGACCACTCATCTCCAAAATGGAGTCCCGACGGTACACGGATTTTATTTTCAAGCAACAGAACCGAAAATCCGGATGGAAATTTCAATACGGATATCTGGGTGGTTGATGCCGGAACGGGTGAAAAAGATGGCGGGCTGGTTCAGGTTTCAAAAAATCCGGGCAGTGATCACTCACCGTCCTGGAGCCCCTCAGGAGACCGGATTGCGTATGTAAGCAGTATCGAACCCGACAAGATCTGGTATGCCACCAACCATCTTGCGATTGCATCTGCTGACGGATCAGGCGGGGAGCGTGTACTTACTGAATATATCGACAGAAATATCAGCAGCCCGGAGTTTATGGAAGATGGCTCAAGAATCCGGTTTGTTCTTGAGGACGCAGGGGAGAGCCAGCTCGCTTCGGTTAGCGTAAACGGAAGTGATCTTCGCCGCGAGGTGCAGGGGGACCTGAGTGTGGGAGCTTTTGACCAGCAAGGACCTGTAACTGCCCTCACGATTGCGCACTTCAGCAGCCCGGAAGATATTTATACATACGAAAACGGAGAACTGAACCGGCTTACGTCAGCCAACGAAGAGCTTTTTTCCGGACTTAAAATGCCCGACGTGGAAGAGATCACGTTCAATAGCGCAGACGGCACGGAAATTCATGGATTCCTGGTCAAACCGGTTGAATACCGCGAGGGCAGCCGTGTGCCGACACTGCTTTGGATTCATGGCGGTCCCGTAGCACAGTTCGAGCATAGTTTCAGATTTGAACCCCATCTCTTTGCATCCAACGGCTATGCGGTACTGATGGTAAATCCGCGCGGATCATCCGGATATGGACAGGCATTCTCTGAAGTGCTTTTTGCGGATTGGGGAAACAAGGATTATGAAGACGTGATGGCAGCCGTTGATTATGCTGTTGAACGCGGAATTGCGGATCCTGAACGTCTGGGCGTTGGGGGATGGTCGTACGGAGGTATCCTTACCAACTATGTGATAACCAAAACAGATCGTTTTGAGGGAGCCATTTCCGGTGCCAGCGAAACGCTGTACCGGTCCAATTACGGCCATGATCACTATCAGCTTCACTGGGAGATGGAGCTTGGGCTTCCATGGGAAACACCCGAAAAGTGGGAACGCATTTCACCATTCAATGATGTCGCAAATATCACAACGCCTACGCTATGGATTGGAGGAGCCGAAGACTGGAATGTACCGATTCTGGGTTCGGAACAGATGTATCAGGCCATGAAACGGCTGGGCAGGGAAACGCTTCTTGTAGTTTATCCCGGTGAGCATCACGGCATAAGGCGGCCGGCGTTTCAGAAAGACCGGTATGAACGATATCTGCAGTGGTTTGGCAAATACGTGAAGGGTCAGGATGGATTGGATCCGTCGATGGCGAATTAG
- the argH gene encoding argininosuccinate lyase has translation MSKLWQKKTTDTDSDAAKKVEAFTVGNDYELDQRLVPCDVKGSVAHAKALLKAKVITADENKRLEKALNRILNIWEKGEFVIRIEDEDMHTAIENHLSEQLGELGRKIHAGRSRNDQVLTAMRLYEKETLGDILEMVKGCADELLGLAEENREVLLPGYTHTRKAMLSTIGLWAGGFAEMLIMQAESAAGIQKLINRSPLGTAAGFGTTFDIDRVYESELLGFEGPLICATTAQLSRGWVELQLVQFLAGITSVLNRLASDIIQYSSEAYGFFDLDVSVCTGSSIMPQKKNPDVAELIRGGHSVVVGCASTLQTVSANLISGYHRDLQLTKEPVLKAIDKTSELLEAAKLLIRSVRPDREACRKACSYEIFAAEKANAMVRDEGLSFREAYRRVAAELKHEDAVPRDIRLEQYSHLGAPGNPGLALLRKRLLRM, from the coding sequence ATGTCAAAGCTTTGGCAAAAAAAAACCACGGACACTGATTCGGATGCAGCAAAAAAAGTGGAGGCTTTTACTGTTGGCAATGATTATGAATTGGATCAAAGACTGGTTCCCTGCGATGTTAAGGGATCTGTTGCCCACGCAAAAGCACTGCTGAAAGCAAAAGTCATCACCGCAGATGAAAATAAGCGACTGGAAAAAGCACTAAACAGGATACTTAACATCTGGGAAAAGGGTGAATTTGTCATCCGGATTGAGGATGAGGATATGCATACCGCCATCGAAAATCATCTGTCCGAACAGCTGGGGGAGCTGGGGCGTAAGATCCATGCAGGGCGATCCAGAAACGACCAGGTGCTCACCGCCATGAGGCTCTATGAAAAAGAGACGTTGGGAGACATACTGGAAATGGTTAAAGGCTGTGCAGATGAATTGCTTGGCCTTGCTGAAGAAAACAGGGAGGTTCTTTTGCCCGGATATACCCACACCCGAAAGGCAATGTTAAGCACAATCGGGCTTTGGGCCGGAGGTTTTGCTGAAATGCTTATAATGCAGGCCGAATCGGCAGCCGGCATACAGAAACTGATTAACAGGTCTCCCCTGGGCACCGCAGCGGGATTTGGAACAACATTTGATATTGACCGGGTTTACGAATCGGAACTTCTGGGTTTTGAAGGGCCGCTGATTTGCGCCACCACGGCACAGCTTTCGAGGGGGTGGGTGGAGCTTCAGCTTGTTCAGTTTCTGGCAGGAATCACATCCGTGCTTAACAGGCTCGCATCCGATATAATCCAGTATTCGAGCGAGGCCTACGGCTTTTTTGATCTGGACGTTAGTGTTTGCACCGGCTCGTCAATCATGCCTCAGAAGAAAAATCCGGACGTTGCAGAGCTGATCAGGGGCGGGCATTCTGTTGTGGTTGGCTGCGCATCAACGCTGCAAACGGTTTCCGCCAATCTTATCAGCGGTTATCACCGCGATTTGCAACTCACAAAAGAACCGGTGCTGAAAGCAATAGATAAAACCTCAGAGTTGCTTGAAGCTGCAAAACTGTTGATTCGTTCTGTAAGGCCCGACAGGGAAGCATGTAGAAAGGCCTGCTCATACGAAATATTTGCAGCTGAGAAAGCCAATGCCATGGTGCGCGACGAGGGACTGTCTTTCAGGGAAGCCTACCGCAGGGTTGCCGCTGAGCTCAAACATGAGGATGCAGTACCCCGGGATATTCGCTTAGAACAGTACAGCCACCTGGGAGCTCCGGGCAATCCGGGACTTGCGCTGCTAAGAAAAAGGCTTCTCAGAATGTGA